One window from the genome of Paenibacillus azoreducens encodes:
- the mobB gene encoding molybdopterin-guanine dinucleotide biosynthesis protein B: MKKPYVCQIVGYKNSGKTTLVCALVERLRAQGCRVAVVKHDAHDFEMDHPGTDSYRHRAAGASAIALVSQRKTAVILEEETPLGKLIEDFSAYDIILVEGYKREGYPKLVMVRKAEDKELIQSLENVTGVVSWLPAEQIFSGGQKGREHVTLFDKDEHERIADWMLRLR; this comes from the coding sequence ATGAAGAAGCCCTATGTCTGCCAAATCGTCGGCTACAAAAACAGCGGCAAAACGACTTTGGTATGTGCCTTGGTCGAAAGGCTAAGGGCGCAGGGCTGCCGCGTGGCGGTCGTCAAACATGATGCCCATGATTTCGAGATGGATCACCCGGGGACCGATTCCTATCGGCATCGTGCGGCTGGCGCATCGGCGATTGCGCTCGTATCCCAGCGGAAAACGGCAGTCATTCTCGAAGAGGAAACTCCTTTAGGCAAACTTATCGAAGATTTTAGCGCTTATGATATCATTTTGGTGGAAGGGTACAAGAGGGAAGGTTATCCCAAGCTAGTCATGGTAAGGAAAGCAGAGGATAAGGAGCTAATTCAAAGTCTAGAGAACGTTACGGGCGTCGTCAGCTGGCTGCCGGCTGAGCAGATTTTTTCAGGCGGGCAGAAGGGACGTGAACATGTCACGCTGTTTGATAAAGATGAACATGAGCGGATCGCGGACTGGATGCTGCGGCTGAGATAA
- the glp gene encoding gephyrin-like molybdotransferase Glp, whose protein sequence is MKQTNDDFDKFHRKPLQVSHAQKLLAAYGKPGPVEQIALEESHNRYLAEEIKAPHPFPRFRRSGMDGYAVRAEDTSGCSSEHVVWLDVIDEVPCGFVSDKEVTPGTAMRIMTGAQVPEGANAVVMLEMTEQREYEGSIQVGLKRKIETGKNITPIGFEVDEGEVLMLPGRRIQAGEISVLASFGVHQVTVYQKPRIAIFSTGSELLTVEEPLQPGKIRNSNTYMLASQVREAGGEPYILEAVMDDLALAKAKVERALQEYDAVITSGGVSVGDYDIMGDFVRSDSVDMLYNKIAMRPGSVTTAAVKDGKLLFALSGNPGACFVGFELFVRPFIQQTLGSDKPYLTEWTAVLAQDYTKVNAFTRFVRGRLDARDGILYAVPAKVDESSVMVTIKDSDCLIVIPPAKEKTPAGSKVKVLMLKGSPL, encoded by the coding sequence ATTTCGATAAATTCCACCGCAAGCCACTGCAGGTGTCTCATGCCCAGAAACTGCTCGCCGCATATGGAAAACCTGGTCCGGTTGAGCAAATCGCGCTGGAAGAAAGCCATAACCGTTATTTGGCCGAGGAAATCAAGGCGCCGCATCCTTTTCCGCGTTTCCGGCGGTCGGGCATGGACGGTTATGCGGTCAGAGCAGAGGATACGTCAGGCTGCAGCTCCGAGCATGTGGTGTGGTTGGATGTTATCGATGAAGTCCCGTGCGGATTTGTCTCGGATAAAGAAGTAACACCCGGAACGGCAATGCGTATCATGACAGGAGCCCAGGTTCCGGAAGGCGCGAATGCGGTAGTGATGCTGGAGATGACTGAGCAGCGCGAATATGAGGGCAGCATCCAGGTTGGATTGAAACGAAAAATCGAAACCGGAAAAAATATAACTCCAATCGGATTTGAAGTGGACGAAGGGGAGGTTTTGATGCTCCCTGGCCGCCGGATTCAGGCAGGAGAAATTTCGGTGCTTGCCTCTTTTGGCGTTCACCAGGTAACCGTATACCAAAAACCGCGCATCGCGATTTTTTCTACCGGTTCAGAGCTGTTGACCGTCGAAGAACCGCTGCAGCCGGGTAAAATTCGCAATAGCAATACATACATGCTGGCTTCCCAAGTGCGCGAGGCTGGCGGCGAGCCGTATATTTTGGAAGCGGTGATGGATGATCTTGCCTTGGCCAAAGCAAAAGTCGAAAGGGCGCTTCAGGAATATGATGCGGTTATCACCAGCGGCGGAGTATCTGTTGGCGATTATGATATTATGGGGGATTTCGTGCGGAGCGACAGCGTGGACATGCTCTATAACAAAATCGCGATGAGACCGGGAAGCGTCACGACGGCGGCGGTCAAAGACGGCAAGCTGCTGTTTGCCCTCTCCGGAAACCCGGGAGCATGTTTTGTCGGCTTTGAGTTGTTTGTTCGACCTTTCATTCAGCAGACGCTGGGAAGCGACAAGCCTTACCTGACCGAATGGACGGCTGTGCTTGCCCAGGACTATACAAAGGTCAATGCCTTTACGCGCTTCGTCAGAGGCCGGCTGGATGCAAGAGATGGCATATTGTACGCCGTCCCGGCCAAAGTGGATGAATCCAGCGTGATGGTCACCATCAAAGACAGCGACTGCCTGATCGTCATTCCGCCTGCCAAAGAGAAAACTCCGGCCGGAAGCAAAGTGAAGGTGCTGATGCTGAAAGGCAGCCCGTTATGA